CGAATGATCAAGACCGCCCAGGCGGCAAATCATCTCGAAGTTCCCGTCGTGTGTGGTTTCGTCGGGTGTGAAAATTTCGGTCGTTTTTTCCCCTGGCCCCATGGTAAGGGCTGGTCGGAAATGGAAGAGGAATTGGTGGAACGGTGGGGGCCGGTTCTCGAAAAATTTCAGGAGTACGGAGTGAAATTTGCCCACGAAGCTCATCCAAACCAGATGGTTTATGATCTGTGGACTGCCCGCCGGAGCCGGGAACTATTAAGTGGGTACCCGGCCTGGGGATTCAATTTCGATCCGGCGAACCTCATTTACCTAGGAATCGATGTGGAAAATTTTGTTCAGCAATTCGGCTCGCATATCTATCATGTCCATGCCAAAGACGGAGAAATTGTTTCCCATAATGTCAAAAGGGATGGAACGATACCGACCGGTCCCTGGATGCGGATTGACCGCGGATTCCGCTTTCGGATTCCCGGTTGGGGATCGGTGCCCTGGAAAAAGGTGATCACCGAGTTGACCCTGGTCGGTTACGATTATGTCCTGAGTTATGAACACGAAGACGTGACCATGAGCCGGGAAGACGGTGCGGAAAAAACTATAAACTATTTGAGGCCACTGATCATCAAAGCTCCTTACGAGGGGCGTAAGGACATTCTCTTCCAATAGCGTAAAGGCAACGAGAGGAGCAGGACTCTATGAACAATTCGCATATCGACATATCGACAACCCTGGCCGGGGTGACCATGCGTACCCCTTTTGGGGTTTCGCCACACAACCTGGACAAGCCCTGGTTTCCGGGAAGAAAGGCCGCCGAATTGTTTTTGAAGTATGTTGAAGCGGGCGCCGGGTATATCTACATACCGGCTCTTGTTCCGGGTGCACCGACGGAAGCAGAGAAAAATCTCGACTTTCCCACGCTGTTTAAAAATCAGAACTATGTGGGACGATGGATGAAGGTTCCGGTAGATTCGGCGCGCAAGGAAGTCATAGCCCACATCTATACCGCAAAAAATCTCTTTAATTATCTGAGTTGGGGCAAGGAACTCCTGGATGAAATCCGTCCTTCCCTGCCCAAGAATGTACCGGTGATTGCCCAGGTCCTGGTTCACGATCTGGATCCGGCCAAATGGGCGGAACAGACCAAGCGGGTTGCCGACCTGGGTGTGGATATCATTGAGCTCAATACCGGATGTCCGGTAGGGGCCATGTGCCATATGGATGCCAAACTTCTCCCTCCTGAAGCCAAGTGGGGGATGATGATGGGAACCGCTCCCGATGTATTTCTCCCGGTGTTGGAAGCCTGTATCCGGGCCACCGATGTTCCGGTCGGATTTAAGCTGACTCCGGAAGTTGGCTATCCCCGCATGCTCTACATTACCGAGGAAGCCCAGAAGATCGGTGCCCGTTTCGTGGTGACCACCCACAAATACTTTGTCGTTCCCCCTCCCGATATTTGGAATGGCGGGCGGGGGAAGTATCCCGGGGTGAGTGAC
The sequence above is a segment of the Atribacteraceae bacterium genome. Coding sequences within it:
- a CDS encoding tRNA-dihydrouridine synthase; this translates as MNNSHIDISTTLAGVTMRTPFGVSPHNLDKPWFPGRKAAELFLKYVEAGAGYIYIPALVPGAPTEAEKNLDFPTLFKNQNYVGRWMKVPVDSARKEVIAHIYTAKNLFNYLSWGKELLDEIRPSLPKNVPVIAQVLVHDLDPAKWAEQTKRVADLGVDIIELNTGCPVGAMCHMDAKLLPPEAKWGMMMGTAPDVFLPVLEACIRATDVPVGFKLTPEVGYPRMLYITEEAQKIGARFVVTTHKYFVVPPPDIWNGGRGKYPGVSDNANILSDIGGPMLRFSMYKATALISKNIPGIETFAGGGITSPEHVAEAIMLGANACQTLTGIVLKGIDFIERSNSWLKKYMSQCGYSSLNDFRGLGLKHLKPSSEVEFYYYMALINEEKCTRCGKCAASYCPAISMVDGKPVVDGTYCSSCAMCTVICPFDAISIVSR
- a CDS encoding sugar phosphate isomerase/epimerase, translated to MKIGFFTANYLDVPLETCLDKITQLGYEAVELPAFTGSPHLDVQKVTEDSAYAALIKQKIRERGLIVSALSNHPEGQLILGPYGKDTDGIHPGSKEEKIRFGTERMIKTAQAANHLEVPVVCGFVGCENFGRFFPWPHGKGWSEMEEELVERWGPVLEKFQEYGVKFAHEAHPNQMVYDLWTARRSRELLSGYPAWGFNFDPANLIYLGIDVENFVQQFGSHIYHVHAKDGEIVSHNVKRDGTIPTGPWMRIDRGFRFRIPGWGSVPWKKVITELTLVGYDYVLSYEHEDVTMSREDGAEKTINYLRPLIIKAPYEGRKDILFQ